Proteins encoded by one window of Geobacter sp. DSM 9736:
- a CDS encoding acyltransferase produces MHEPIIKESAIRDVEFGENVVVVIPVNMYECSIGDNSFVGPFVEIQKGVRIGHRCKIQSHAFICELVTIGDDCFISHGAMFINDTFAGGGPARGRKELWRSTSIGNNVSIGTNATILPVKICDNVVIGAGAVVTKDIAEPGIYAGNPARKIGGCERCR; encoded by the coding sequence ATGCACGAGCCGATCATAAAGGAATCAGCAATCAGGGATGTAGAATTCGGTGAAAATGTAGTAGTCGTAATCCCTGTCAACATGTATGAATGCAGCATCGGTGACAATTCATTTGTCGGTCCTTTTGTAGAGATCCAAAAAGGGGTTCGCATAGGACATCGCTGCAAGATTCAGTCGCATGCTTTCATATGCGAGTTGGTGACGATCGGAGACGACTGTTTCATCTCCCATGGTGCCATGTTCATCAACGATACCTTTGCTGGCGGCGGCCCGGCCAGAGGGCGGAAAGAATTATGGAGATCCACTTCGATAGGGAACAACGTATCGATAGGGACTAATGCGACCATCCTGCCGGTGAAGATCTGCGACAATGTCGTGATCGGCGCAGGTGCGGTTGTCACGAAGGATATTGCCGAGCCGGGTATATACGCGGGGAACCCGGCCCGGAAAATTGGGGGCTGTGAACGATGCCGGTAA
- a CDS encoding glycosyltransferase, with product MLTSKIMDFINEVEGVFPVDRWEVDGLKVWPLIRIHLYFSLFAHHHVKVTTRPRRNKYVAAVNNIVTDIFKFAYANYKDEKKCAALKESDVLFLSDGISFASVDGYWYEKFCDPLISALSDKELSSLLITPSSRYLVPRNTSSKFIQPGLSLAKIQGVLHSKLKPALRCDLPEFQEFINFVNDADVGISVPNLDELTRLISCLNQYVIYYDKILDNVRPQIAGIVCYYNIEGLAFCLACRKNDIPCFDLQHGLQGPLHVAYGRWNKVPQDGYEMLPSLFWCWSESEASAIRQWSHAADSYHHPIVGGNPWLNLWKRNASELTTKYDKIITNSSKMGWQQKRVIISLQFGVDDKETLQPILDTVAGSDSSYFWWIRLHPCMLEKRSVVKEMFDTCGNTNINIDEATDLPLYALLRHADLHVTHSSSTVIEAESFGVPSIITSEYGAEFFPDQIASGWAVLALKKDVIYEAIARQIQRYPKRPVVDDINESPAMEYMVEVAKNKRKVMKCQ from the coding sequence ATGCTGACATCAAAAATAATGGATTTCATAAACGAGGTAGAAGGAGTTTTTCCCGTAGACCGCTGGGAGGTCGATGGCTTGAAAGTCTGGCCTCTAATTCGTATCCACCTTTATTTTTCACTTTTTGCTCATCACCATGTAAAAGTCACTACACGACCTAGACGCAATAAATATGTTGCGGCTGTCAATAACATTGTCACCGATATTTTCAAATTTGCTTATGCGAACTACAAAGACGAGAAAAAATGCGCTGCTCTCAAGGAATCAGATGTATTGTTTTTAAGTGACGGGATATCATTTGCTAGTGTGGATGGATATTGGTATGAGAAATTTTGCGATCCTTTGATAAGCGCCTTAAGCGACAAGGAACTCTCTTCCTTGTTGATTACTCCTTCAAGCCGTTATCTTGTTCCGAGAAATACATCTTCCAAATTTATTCAGCCGGGCCTTAGCCTTGCTAAGATACAAGGAGTTCTGCATTCTAAACTCAAGCCAGCATTACGTTGTGATTTGCCGGAATTTCAAGAGTTCATCAATTTTGTAAATGATGCAGATGTGGGCATTTCTGTTCCGAACCTTGATGAGCTAACTCGATTGATATCGTGTCTCAATCAATATGTTATCTATTATGACAAGATTCTGGACAATGTCAGGCCACAAATAGCTGGTATTGTTTGCTATTACAACATTGAGGGCTTGGCTTTTTGTCTGGCGTGCAGAAAAAACGACATTCCATGTTTTGACCTCCAGCATGGATTGCAAGGACCTTTGCATGTGGCTTACGGGCGATGGAACAAGGTGCCACAGGATGGGTATGAAATGCTTCCTTCTTTGTTCTGGTGCTGGAGCGAATCAGAAGCTTCCGCTATCAGGCAATGGAGCCATGCCGCTGATAGCTATCATCACCCGATAGTGGGTGGGAACCCGTGGCTGAATTTGTGGAAACGAAACGCCAGTGAGTTGACAACCAAATACGACAAAATTATCACTAATTCCAGCAAAATGGGCTGGCAACAAAAGAGAGTAATTATCTCTCTGCAATTTGGTGTTGATGATAAAGAAACACTTCAGCCAATACTGGATACAGTAGCTGGCTCTGACTCTTCATATTTCTGGTGGATACGGCTTCACCCGTGTATGCTCGAAAAAAGAAGTGTTGTCAAAGAAATGTTTGACACTTGTGGAAACACAAACATTAATATTGATGAGGCTACCGATTTGCCTCTTTATGCTTTGCTACGCCATGCAGACCTCCATGTTACCCATAGTTCCTCAACTGTGATAGAAGCGGAAAGCTTCGGCGTTCCTTCCATAATTACAAGTGAGTATGGCGCAGAGTTTTTTCCGGATCAGATAGCTTCTGGGTGGGCTGTTTTGGCTTTAAAGAAAGATGTCATTTATGAGGCTATTGCCCGGCAAATACAGCGTTATCCCAAACGTCCGGTGGTCGATGATATAAATGAATCACCTGCCATGGAATACATGGTGGAAGTCGCTAAAAACAAACGGAAGGTAATGAAATGTCAGTAA
- a CDS encoding DegT/DnrJ/EryC1/StrS aminotransferase family protein, with protein MPVKFLDLQSQYHTIKPDIDAAIESVIRESSFIGGKHVAAFEERFAEYHHVNHCIGVGNGTDALEIAIEACSLPPGSEIIVPGNSFIATAEAVTRAGHRVVFADVDPGCYTLTANTVLQKVTARTAAIIAVHLYGHPCDMGPLTEFCSDRNLVLIEDCAQAHGAEYCGRRIGGIGHIAAFSFYPGKNLGAYGDGGAVTTQDEELARRARMIANHGRLAKYDHEFEGRNSRLDGLQAAILNVKLSSLDAWTRHRIEVADVYLRELADLDGLTLPVRNDWARQVYHLFVVRSQRRDALKTFLAGKGIETGIHYPIALAKLRAYAYLGAPDMSAFCNTADSTLLSLPIGEHMSREHVDEVSSAVREFFGR; from the coding sequence ATGCCGGTAAAATTCCTCGATCTACAATCCCAGTACCATACAATCAAGCCCGACATCGATGCAGCAATCGAGTCGGTGATACGCGAGTCTTCGTTCATAGGTGGGAAACATGTTGCTGCGTTCGAGGAGCGTTTTGCAGAGTACCACCATGTGAACCATTGCATCGGGGTGGGGAACGGGACCGACGCCCTCGAAATCGCTATCGAAGCCTGCAGCCTTCCTCCAGGCTCCGAGATCATCGTGCCCGGAAACAGTTTCATCGCTACGGCAGAGGCCGTGACCAGGGCAGGCCACAGAGTGGTATTCGCCGATGTCGATCCCGGGTGCTACACACTGACGGCAAATACGGTGCTCCAGAAGGTGACTGCGAGGACCGCAGCCATTATCGCCGTCCACCTCTACGGGCACCCGTGCGACATGGGACCGCTCACGGAGTTCTGCTCCGACCGGAACCTCGTTCTGATCGAGGACTGCGCTCAGGCCCATGGCGCCGAGTACTGCGGCCGCAGGATCGGTGGGATCGGCCACATCGCCGCCTTCAGCTTTTACCCGGGGAAAAACCTCGGTGCCTACGGCGACGGCGGAGCTGTCACTACACAGGACGAGGAACTCGCCCGACGTGCGCGAATGATTGCGAATCACGGTCGCCTTGCAAAATACGACCACGAGTTCGAGGGGCGGAATTCTCGCCTGGACGGTCTCCAGGCGGCAATTCTCAACGTCAAGCTTTCCAGCCTCGACGCATGGACACGGCACAGGATAGAAGTCGCTGATGTTTACCTTCGTGAGCTCGCAGACCTCGATGGGCTCACTCTGCCGGTGCGAAATGATTGGGCGCGGCAGGTTTATCATCTTTTCGTTGTTCGAAGCCAGCGGAGGGATGCGTTAAAAACCTTCCTGGCGGGAAAGGGGATCGAGACCGGCATTCATTATCCGATAGCTCTCGCCAAACTGAGGGCGTATGCTTATCTGGGGGCGCCGGACATGTCGGCATTCTGTAACACAGCCGACTCTACACTGCTCAGCCTGCCGATCGGGGAGCACATGTCGCGGGAGCACGTCGATGAAGTTTCGTCCGCGGTGAGAGAATTCTTCGGGCGCTGA
- a CDS encoding Gfo/Idh/MocA family protein → MSVKFAIVGCGAIGSRHAAVIDAEARGSIVTFCDTVSEKARLLSEKYGNDITCYTDYDEMLASTDATVVNICTPHGLHAEMAIKAANAGKHILVEKPMALTVADSMAMIKAAEENSVHLMVVKQNRFNVPIALTKQAIDSGKLGRVFMAQCDVLWNRHDGYYAESNWRGSKTLEGGALYTQASHFIDLLNWWFGDVVAVQAEIATRNHSIEIEDCGNALLTFDSGVMGSLTWTTCVYNKNYEGSITIIAENGTIKIGGPYLNKIEYWDVKAMPLQDDIIFVDKPNAYGKYQGTSSNHDKVVANVVSKLLNERHHVVEGDEGIMSIRAIEMIYKHARMV, encoded by the coding sequence ATGTCAGTAAAATTCGCAATTGTAGGTTGTGGCGCGATAGGTTCACGCCATGCTGCTGTCATCGATGCTGAAGCCAGAGGCAGTATAGTTACGTTCTGCGATACAGTCTCAGAGAAAGCTCGTCTGCTTTCCGAGAAGTATGGCAATGATATAACATGCTACACTGATTACGATGAGATGCTGGCATCGACAGATGCTACGGTAGTCAATATATGTACCCCTCATGGTCTGCATGCTGAAATGGCTATCAAAGCAGCAAATGCTGGCAAGCATATTCTTGTTGAAAAACCAATGGCTTTAACGGTAGCAGATTCCATGGCTATGATTAAAGCCGCCGAAGAGAACTCTGTTCATTTGATGGTAGTAAAACAAAACCGTTTTAATGTGCCTATTGCCTTAACAAAACAGGCCATTGATAGTGGTAAACTCGGAAGAGTTTTTATGGCTCAATGTGATGTTTTGTGGAACAGGCATGACGGCTACTATGCCGAATCCAACTGGAGGGGGAGCAAGACACTGGAAGGGGGTGCTCTCTATACTCAGGCGAGTCACTTCATCGATCTCCTTAACTGGTGGTTTGGTGATGTGGTCGCGGTTCAGGCTGAGATCGCCACCCGGAACCACTCCATCGAAATTGAGGATTGCGGTAACGCTCTGCTGACTTTCGATTCCGGGGTCATGGGGAGCCTCACCTGGACTACGTGCGTCTACAACAAAAACTACGAAGGAAGCATTACCATTATTGCAGAGAATGGCACCATCAAGATCGGAGGGCCGTATCTTAACAAGATCGAATATTGGGATGTCAAGGCCATGCCGCTGCAGGATGACATCATCTTTGTAGATAAGCCGAACGCCTATGGAAAATACCAGGGAACCAGTTCGAATCATGACAAGGTAGTTGCCAATGTCGTCTCAAAGCTCTTGAATGAGCGACATCACGTAGTTGAAGGCGATGAGGGAATCATGTCCATAAGGGCCATCGAGATGATTTATAAACATGCACGGATGGTGTGA
- the hisH gene encoding imidazole glycerol phosphate synthase subunit HisH: MITIIDYGMGNLGSIRNMLKKIGAESRISGDPSVVAESDKLILPGVGSFDAGIRNLSNSGLMQVLSERVTERKVPVLGICLGMQLMTRKSEEGTLPGLGWVDAETVRFSPPAGSTLKVPHMGWNTVTAAKESPLFSGAEPEERFYFVHSYYVRCLNREDVLLTAEHGQEFDAGFCCGNVAGVQFHPEKSHKFGMRFLRNFVEVF; the protein is encoded by the coding sequence ATGATCACTATCATCGATTACGGCATGGGGAACCTCGGTTCCATACGGAACATGCTCAAGAAGATAGGTGCCGAGTCGCGAATATCCGGAGACCCATCCGTCGTTGCGGAATCGGACAAGCTGATCCTCCCAGGCGTCGGATCCTTCGACGCGGGGATCAGAAACCTCTCCAATTCCGGGCTGATGCAAGTGCTCAGCGAGCGGGTCACCGAGAGGAAGGTTCCGGTACTGGGAATTTGTCTCGGTATGCAGCTCATGACCAGGAAAAGCGAAGAGGGGACTCTGCCGGGGCTGGGCTGGGTCGATGCCGAGACCGTCCGATTCAGTCCTCCTGCAGGCTCTACGCTGAAAGTTCCTCACATGGGTTGGAATACCGTGACTGCGGCGAAGGAATCGCCGCTTTTCAGCGGTGCGGAGCCGGAAGAGCGTTTCTATTTCGTTCACTCCTACTACGTGCGATGCCTGAACCGTGAGGATGTTCTCCTCACGGCGGAACATGGACAAGAATTCGATGCGGGATTCTGCTGCGGCAACGTAGCCGGTGTTCAATTCCATCCCGAGAAGAGTCACAAGTTCGGCATGCGTTTCCTGCGCAACTTCGTGGAGGTCTTCTAA